The Hypomesus transpacificus isolate Combined female chromosome 2, fHypTra1, whole genome shotgun sequence genome window below encodes:
- the sqlea gene encoding squalene monooxygenase, giving the protein MWTFLGIASFTYIYKKCDAILTSAHKEVLLAAIVCLTAGMLLSYVRYFRGQTFNAPKVFQVALELLSTIPFINNFIPKSSPARTTETDSKKGRRNRARVTVKESPSTVTSPAGATTVAQEPDVIIVGAGVLGSAMAAVLARDGHRVTVIERDLREPDRIVGELLQPGGYRALKELGLEDSVEGLDAHVVKGYVIHDRESCTEVEIPYPHEENTVQCGRAFHHGRFIMGLRRAAQAEPNVTMVEGTVSSLLEEEDGCVTGVQYKDKETGDTKEIHAALTVVADGCFSKFRKSLGSEKAYVSSHFVGCLMKDSPQYRANHAELVLANPSPVLIYQISSTETRVLVDIRGEMPRNLTEYLAEKIYPQLPEHIKEPFMVALQNDRLRTMPASFLPPSPVNKQGVLLLGDAYNMRHPLTGGGMSVALNDVRIWRTLLKNMPDLYDNTAMLQAKKKFHWERKSSHSFVVNVLAQALYELFAATDNSLHELRKACFLYFKLGGECINGPIGLLSVLNPKPMTLIGHFFAVALYAIYFTFKSESWFTKPRALYRSGAILYRACTVMFPLIYSEVKYLVD; this is encoded by the exons ATGTGGACCTTTCTTGGAATTGCAAGCTTcacatacatttataaaaaatgCGATGCAATATTGACTTCTGCTCACAAAGAAGTTTTACTTGCCGCAATTGTGTGCCTCACTGCCGGCATGCTACTGTCTTATGTGAGGTATTTCCGCGGACAAACATTCAATGCACCGAAAGTTTTCCAGGTAGCACTGGAACTCCTATCAACTATTCCGTTTATCAATAATTTTATTCCTAAATCCTCGCCGGCCAGGACCACAGAAACCGATTCCAAAAAG GGACGTAGGAATAGAGCAAGGGTGACAGTCAAAGAGTCCCCATCCACGGTCACCAGCCCAGCAGGTGCCACTACTGTGGCCCAGGAGCCCGACGTGATTATCGTTGGAGCAGGAGTTCTCGGATCCGCCATGGCAGCTGTCCTGGCTCGGGACGGCCACAGAGTCACCGTAATAGAGAGAGACCTGCGCGAGCCGGACAGGATTGTAGGAGAGCTCCTCCAACCCGGTGGATACCGGGCTCTTAAGGAGCTCGGACTTGAGG ATTCAGTGGAGGGTCTGGACGCTCACGTTGTGAAGGGCTACGTGATCCACGACAGGGAGAGTTGCACAGAGGTGGAGATCCCGTACCCTCATGAAGAGAACACCGTCCAGTGCGGACGGGCCTTCCATCATGGCCGCTTCATCATGGGCCTGCGCAGGGCAGCCCAGGCCGAGCCCAA TGTCACTATGGTAGAAGGCACTGTGTCGagtctgctggaggaggaggacggctgTGTGACTGGCGTTCAGTACAAGGACAAGGAAACGGGAGACACCAAG GAGATCCATGCGGCGCTAACCGTGGTGGCAGACGGTTGTTTCTCCAAGTTCCGCAAGAGTCTGGGTTCAGAGAAGGCCTACGTTTCCTCACACTTTGTCGGATGCCTGATGAAG GACTCTCCCCAGTACAGGGCAAACCATGCAGAACTGGTCCTGGCCAACCCCAGCCCTGTGCTCATCTACCAGATCTCTTCCACAGAGACCAGGGTCCTGGTGGACATCCGTGGGGAGATGCCCAGGAACCTGACCGAGTACCTGGCTGAGAAGATCTACCCACAGCTGCCAG aGCACATAAAGGAGCCTTTCATGGTGGCCCTGCAGAATGACCGCCTCAGGACCATGCCTGCCAGCTTCCTCCCACCTTCTCCTGTCAACAAACAAG GTGTGCTGCTCCTGGGAGATGCCTACAACATGAGACACCCGCTaacaggaggagggatgagtgtGGCCCTCAATGACGTCCGCATCTGGAGAACTCTGCTCAAGAATATGCCGGATCTTTATGACAACACAGCTATGCTCCAG GCAAAGAAAAAATTCCACTGGGAACGCAAGTCATCACATTCCTTTGTAGTGAATGTGTTGGCCCAAGCCCTGTATGAGCTGTTTGCTGCCACTGACA aTTCTCTCCATGAGCTCAGGAAAGCCTGCTTCCTGTACTTTAAGCTTGGAGGGGAGTGCATTAACGGTCCTATTGGgcttctctctgt GCTGAATCCTAAACCCATGACCCTGATTGGCCACTTCTTCGCCGTGGCCTTGTACGCCATCTACTTCACCTTCAAGTCTGAGTCCTGGTTCACCAAACCCAGAGCCTTATACAGGAGCGGGGCCATCTTGTACCGTGCCTGTACCGTCATGTTCCCCCTCATCTACTCTGAAGTCAAGTACCTGGTGGACTGA
- the LOC124474534 gene encoding zinc finger protein 200-like: MKKEQFRQFLAERLTVAALEIFSAVEKTWDGYQEEICRFKEENSRLQRLLDNVNLIPKNITQHCVSEPPNIKVEPELWTIPDTEQDSDFTDSPLPFPHLSKDCDQQDSSLVSIVYQPRTVQNRIGPDPFLPVPTASTDLVKAEAYGEPACESQPFSTVTPEYSTPQSVEKESLRLPSELHTRISEKAQISVTQAASGNIYSMNRPVECLLEKKKTVNITFCSKRYNTGSKLQINAQSHAGGLHHQCQKCGKLCETKYSLNGHMRTHTDNFIQQSVLKSHLNSHTGGKPYQCQECGKSFGRNGSLKDHLRIHTGLKPYQCQECGKSFGRKGSLKDHLRTHTGQKPYHCQKCGKAFCRKIDLNLHSRKHVNEAPLPSVEIAL; this comes from the exons ATGAAGAAAGAACAATTTCGACAATTTCTGGCTGAGCGACTGACTGTGGCAGCTCTGGAAATATTTTCAGCGGTAGAGAAAACGTGGGACGGGTACCAAGAAGAAATATGCCGTTTTAAAGAGGAGAATAGTCGACTGCAACGGCTCCTGGACAATGTTAATCTGATTCCCAAAA ACATCACCCAGCACTGTGTCTCAGAACCCCCAAATATTAAAGTGGAACCAGAGCTGTGGACCATTCCCGACACAGAGCAGGATTCAGACTTTACTGACTCTCCGCTTCCTTTTCCCCATCTATCAAAAGACTGTGATCAACAGGACTCATCTCTGGTCTCTATTGTCTACCAGCCTCGAACTGTGCAGAACAGAATAGGGCCAGACCCATTCCTTCCTGTACCAACTGCCTCGACTGACCTGGTCAAAGCAGAGGCTTATGGAGAACCAGCTTGTGAATCTCAGCCCTTCTCTACTGTTACCCCGGAATATTCTACACCTCAGAGTGTGGAGAAGGAGAGTTTAAGACTGCCATCTGAACTACATaccagaatatcagagaaagcaCAGATCTCAGTTACCCAGGCAGCTTCTGGAAACATCTACAGCATGAATAGGCCAGTTGAATGTCTGCTGGAAAAGAAGAAAACGGTGAACATCACATTTTGCAGTAAACGTTACAACACAGGTTCCAAACTACAAATAAATGCTCAAAGTCATGCTGGGGGACTACACCATCAATGCCAAAAATGTGGCAAATTGTGTGAAACGAAATATAGCCTGAATGGTCACATGCGGACACACACCGATAACTTTATTCAGCAGTCTGTTCTTAAAAGTCATTTAAATTCACACACAGGAGGAAAACCGTATCAGTGCCAAGAGTGTGGCAAATCGTTTGGTCGAAATGGAAGTCTCAAAGATCATTTGAGGATACACACCGGATTGAAACCATATCAGTGCCAAGAATGTGGCAAGTCCTTTGGCCGAAAAGGTAGTCTTAAGGATCATTTGAGAACACATACTGGACAGAAACCGTATCATTGCCAAAAATGCGGAAAGGCCTTCTGTAGAAAAATTGACTTAAATCTGCATAGTAGGAAGCACGTAAATGAGGCACCACTTCCATCTGTTGAAATTGCCTTATAG
- the LOC124474525 gene encoding xylose isomerase-like, which produces MATETEFFAGIPKIPYVPNAGPRDVLCFKHYSAEEVLLGRKMEDWLRFSVCYWHSFCGTGADPFGFPTLQRSWNEGTPMEAARKRLHAAFEFFTKLGVKYYTFHDRDMAPEGSSLEESNRNLDEMTDLALQLQNRTGVKVLWVTCNLFAHPRYMNGAATNPDSHVLAYAGAQVKKGLDVAKKLGAENFVFWGGREGFLSIHNTDVAAELKHMANFFKMAVKYKEKIGLKCQFLIEPKPKEPCKHQYDYDAMSVIGFLKHFGLDSHFKLNIEPNHTTLAGHSYEHDVVMASVFGMLGSVDSNTGSPDLGWDTDQFPMDIRNTTMVMKTVIEQGGLQPGGLNFDAKVRRESTDLDDMFISHVGAMDAFARGLRNAVRIIEEGVVTNMVKERYMSFSHGIGQKVEDGSASLEDLEDFVMENGEPNVTSGKQEKYETIFNHYL; this is translated from the exons ATGGCAACCGAGACTGAATTCTTTGCTG GTATTCCGAAGATTCCATATGTTCCGAACGCAGGGCCACGAGACGTCTTGTGCTTCAAGCACTACAGTGCAGAAGAG GTGCTGCTGGGAAGGAAGATGGAGGACTGGCTGAGATTCTCTGTCTGTTACTGGCATTCCTTCTGTGGAACTG GTGCTGACCCGTTTGGGTTCCCCACCCTCCAGAGATCGTGGAATGAGGGAACCCCCATGGAGGCAGCCAGGAAGAGGCTCCATGCTGCTTTTGAGTTCTTCACCAAATTGGGC GTCAAGTACTACACATTTCATGACAG GGACATGGCCCCAGAGGGCAGCAGCCTGGAGGAGTCCAACAGAAACCTGGATGAGATGACGGACCTAGCCTTGCAGCTTCAGAACAGGACCGGGGTCAAGGTCCTCTGGGTCACTTGTAACCTGTTTGCCCACCCAAG GTACATGAATGGTGCAGCCACCAACCCAGACAGTCATGTGCTAGCCTACGCTGGGGCCCAGGTGAAGAAAGGACTGGATGTAGCTAAGAAGCTGGGGGCAGAGAACTTTG TGTTCTGGGGAGGCCGAGAGGGCTTTCTGTCCATACACAACACTGATGTGGCAGCTGAACTCAAACACATGGCCAATTTCTTCAAAATGGCTGTCA AGTACAAAGAAAAGATTGGCTTGAAGTGTCAGTTTCTGATTGAGCCCAAACCCAAAGAGCCCTGCAAGCATCAGTATGACTATG ATGCCATGAGTGTCATTGGCTTCCTGAAGCACTTTGGTTTGGACAGCCACTTCAAGCTGAACATCGAGCCCAACCACACCACGCTGGCTGGCCACTCCTATGAACACGATGTTGTGATGGCCTCTGT CTTTGGTATGCTGGGTTCTGTTGACTCTAACACGGGTTCTCCTGACCTGGGCTGGGACACAGACCAGTTCCCCATGGACATCAGAAACACCACCATGGTCATGAAG ACGGTGATAGAGCAGGGTGGACTGCAGCCTGGAGGACTGAACTTTGATGCCAAGGTGCGTCGGGAATCTACAGACCTGGATGACATGTTTATCTCCCACGTTGGTGCAATGGACGCCTTCGCCCGCGGCCTGAGGAACGCCGTCCGCATCATAGAAGAAGGAGTGGTCACCAATATGGTCAAG GAACGCTACATGAGCTTCAGTCATGGGATTGGTCAGAAGGTGGAGGACGGCAGCGCCTCATTGGAGGATTTGGAG GACTTTGTCATGGAGAATGGAGAGCCTAACGTCACGTCAGGGAAACAGGAGAAATATGAAACCATCTTCAATCACTACCTGTAA
- the rnf144b gene encoding E3 ubiquitin-protein ligase RNF144B, which yields MANCTTKTPASAPAPALSSATAPDLSPASSPTLPPAVSPAPATALTLGLSQAFSPASTPTRAPTLSPASAPHSVVYCKLCLSEKPPVATAKLNTCDCVFCTLCLQQYVRLAIRDGGGAPITCPDMACQKIGALLDSEIACFVSAEQVELYQRLRFERGVQLDPSKVWCPVLECQAVCSVGPSTEGRPTSVPCQACHAVFCSGCRGAWHSGHSCLELPPMMSPSSGGRAQSCGEADPPIKQCPMCGVYIERNQGCAQMLCKSCKHTFCWYCLQSLDGDIFLRHYDKGPCRNKLGHSRASVMWNRTQVVGILVGVSVVVLVTSPLLLLASPCILCCVCKPCVGSKMRKRMKKKKKKEEPSQTEPSQMDPNA from the exons ATGGCCAACTGTACTACCAAGACTCCAGCctcagctccagccccagccctatccTCAGCTACAGCCCCAgacctctccccagcctcatctcccacccttcccccagctgtctccccagccccagctacTGCCCTCACCCTAGGGCTTTCCCAAGCCTTTTCCCCCGCCTCAACTCCAACACGTGCCCcaaccctctccccagcctcagccccccaCTCTGTCGTCTACTGCAAGCTGTGCCTTAGTGAGAAACCCCCGGTGGCGACTGCTAAACTGAACACCTGCGACTGTGTCTTCTGTACTCTG TGTCTGCAGCAGTATGTCCGGCTCGCCATCCGGGATGGCGGGGGTGCTCCCATCACCTGTCCTGACATGGCCTGTCAGAAGATTGGAGCTCTGCTGGACTCTGAG ATCGCTTGTTTCGTCTCTGCAGAACAAGTGGAGCTGTACCAGCGGCTGAGGTTTGAGCGAG GGGTGCAGCTGGACCCCAGTAAGGTGTGGTGCCCGGTGCTGGAGTGCCAGGCTGTGTGCTCTGTGGGGCCCTCTACGGAGGGCAGGCCCACGTCGGTGCCCTGCCAGGCCTGCCACGCCGTCTTCTGCTCCGGGTGCCGAGGAGCCTGGCACAGCGGGCACTCCTGCTTGGAGCTGCCGCCCATGATGTCCCCTTCCTCTGGCGGAAG GGCCCAGTCTTGCGGCGAGGCAGACCCCCCCATTAAGCAGTGTCCCATGTGTGGCGTCTACATAGAGAGGAACCAGGGCTGTGCCCAGATGCTGTGTAAAAGCTGCAAACACACCTTCTGTTGGTACTGTCTCCAGAGCCTGGAT GGGGACATATTCTTGAGACACTATGACAAGGGCCCCTGCAGAAATAAGCTGGGACACTCACGAGCCTCCGTCATGTGGAACCGGACACAG GTGGTGGGGATCCTGGTTGGGGTGagtgtggtggtgctggtgacctcccccctcctgctgctGGCCTCCCCCTGCATCCTGTGCTGCGTGTGTAAGCCCTGCGTGGGCTccaagatgaggaagaggatgaagaagaagaagaagaaggaggagcccAGCCAGACAGAGCCCAGCCAGATGGACCCCAACGCATAA